In Chitinophaga sp. HK235, a single window of DNA contains:
- a CDS encoding outer membrane beta-barrel family protein, protein MRKFILCLLVSLPMYVAAQKKDSTIKELKEIAVVSKKKTVEFKDGKVVYNVSNSVNAAGSNALELLKRSPGVMVDPTNGISLNGKSGVTVYIDGKPSYMQGDALAALLKSLQSANIHSIELLPNPSSKYDAAGSGGIINIRLKKNTAAGFNGDIAAGMHFGETPKTEAALNLNYRSGKFNLYGNYNHYFGYHNMEYDFYRIQEGEITDNRTRDVDMRNPVNFKAGIDYNISSRHTIGLMMNANLYFGPGMTNTTTYLHDAATEKLQSMLKATNDYYSQKQNWKNYNFNYQYKDTSGRLFTTDLDYGYYRARIKNILYNHFLKADSVTETDKYTLRTFNNSDINIYGVKADYEQPLHHGKLYAGVKGNAVISDNWVQIFDVKNDVDYLNDLKSNTFRYEERVYAAYLMADQQWGKWKLQAGVRAEQTTADGVLNAKSLTTAKDTVQQVNNRYLDFFPSMQLSFLQSAEHNFTLLYNRKIDRPTYTDLNPFSYQLDELSSWQGNAFLRPQYSNSVTLGYNATGILAATLTYTHRQDMFVPVTDSISGNKMVMTPKNVGSQHLLSLNVSSSVSPLPWWNITANVNVYHKQNIISFDELRKATLSVNTVLLNIQQVFDLDKKTQAEISGNYQSPDIYGGFQRSKHNWQVNIGVQRKILKGNATVRVGINDLFQTYRWYGVRDFDGLYYRNRGMEDSRQLRLGFSYRFGNLKLAKSRERSSGLENESRRVK, encoded by the coding sequence ATGCGTAAATTTATCTTGTGTTTGCTGGTGAGCCTTCCCATGTATGTAGCTGCCCAAAAAAAGGACTCCACCATTAAGGAACTGAAAGAAATTGCTGTTGTTTCCAAAAAGAAGACAGTGGAATTTAAGGATGGGAAAGTAGTGTATAATGTCAGCAATAGTGTGAATGCGGCGGGGAGTAATGCACTGGAACTGCTGAAACGCTCTCCGGGCGTAATGGTAGACCCTACTAATGGCATCTCTTTAAATGGTAAGTCCGGTGTAACAGTGTATATCGATGGCAAGCCCAGTTATATGCAGGGCGATGCACTCGCTGCACTACTGAAATCATTACAGTCGGCCAATATACACAGTATAGAGCTGCTGCCCAATCCGTCGAGTAAATACGATGCAGCCGGCAGCGGCGGTATCATCAACATACGCCTGAAAAAAAACACAGCCGCCGGCTTTAACGGCGATATCGCTGCCGGTATGCATTTCGGGGAAACACCCAAAACAGAAGCAGCCCTTAATCTCAACTACCGCAGCGGTAAATTTAATCTCTATGGTAACTACAACCATTATTTCGGTTACCATAACATGGAATACGACTTTTACCGTATTCAGGAAGGAGAGATCACCGATAACCGCACCCGCGATGTAGATATGCGCAATCCGGTGAACTTTAAGGCAGGTATTGATTATAACATCAGCAGCCGTCACACCATAGGCCTGATGATGAATGCTAACCTGTATTTCGGGCCGGGCATGACCAACACCACCACCTATCTGCATGATGCCGCTACAGAAAAACTGCAGTCCATGCTGAAAGCCACCAACGATTATTATTCCCAGAAACAAAACTGGAAAAACTACAACTTCAACTACCAGTATAAAGATACCTCCGGCCGCCTGTTCACTACAGACCTCGATTACGGCTATTATCGCGCCCGTATCAAAAATATACTGTACAACCACTTTCTCAAAGCAGACAGTGTAACAGAAACGGATAAATATACCCTGCGCACTTTCAACAACAGTGATATCAACATCTATGGCGTTAAAGCTGATTATGAACAACCGCTGCATCATGGAAAACTGTATGCCGGTGTCAAAGGCAATGCGGTAATCAGTGATAACTGGGTACAGATTTTTGATGTGAAGAATGATGTGGATTATCTGAATGATCTGAAGAGTAACACCTTCCGTTATGAAGAAAGAGTGTATGCTGCCTACCTGATGGCCGACCAGCAATGGGGCAAATGGAAATTACAGGCTGGTGTGAGAGCCGAACAAACCACGGCTGATGGTGTATTAAATGCTAAAAGTCTGACTACCGCTAAAGATACTGTACAGCAGGTAAACAACCGTTACCTGGACTTTTTCCCATCCATGCAGCTGTCTTTCCTCCAGTCGGCTGAACATAACTTCACCCTGCTGTACAACCGGAAGATAGACCGGCCCACCTATACCGATCTGAATCCTTTCAGTTATCAGCTCGATGAATTATCATCCTGGCAGGGTAATGCTTTTCTGCGCCCACAGTATTCCAACAGCGTTACGCTGGGATACAATGCCACCGGTATACTGGCGGCTACGTTAACGTATACACACAGACAGGATATGTTTGTGCCGGTAACAGACAGCATATCAGGTAATAAAATGGTGATGACTCCCAAAAATGTGGGTTCCCAGCATCTGCTGTCCCTGAATGTTTCTTCCAGTGTGTCTCCTTTGCCCTGGTGGAATATCACGGCCAATGTGAATGTTTACCACAAACAGAATATCATCAGTTTTGATGAGCTGCGCAAAGCTACCCTAAGCGTCAATACCGTGCTGCTGAATATACAGCAGGTGTTTGATCTCGATAAAAAGACGCAGGCAGAAATCAGCGGTAACTATCAGTCTCCGGACATCTACGGCGGTTTTCAGCGGAGTAAGCACAACTGGCAGGTGAATATCGGGGTACAGCGTAAAATACTGAAAGGTAATGCTACCGTCAGGGTGGGTATCAATGATCTCTTCCAGACTTACCGTTGGTACGGGGTTCGTGACTTTGATGGACTGTACTACCGGAACCGTGGGATGGAAGATTCCCGTCAGTTGAGGCTGGGCTTCAGTTATCGTTTTGGTAACCTAAAACTCGCTAAATCAAGGGAGCGCAGCTCCGGATTGGAAAACGAATCCAGAAGGGTAAAATAA
- a CDS encoding TraB/GumN family protein — protein sequence MNNLLKKIILTTAAIFTIVATHAAITPEPTEKTVLWEISGNGLNKPSYLFGTFHMLCKDDFLIREKVKKAFGKTTQLVIESNVFDPAELKVAQEGFTSDVAQSARLTKEQYALVDSVVRRKLKFSLIQLDHYRLSAILSFLSQQGFECANPQSFEATLYKEAQEKKMGFAVLETMKEQVDYVNKGFTDTYFFKYLNTLDSLKANTTRMAGDYNREDLQAIFAQMDDPEMIHWVLTTRNINWANRMPDMMKEKSCFFAVGAGHLGGESGMINLLRAKGYKVKPIMK from the coding sequence ATGAACAATCTGCTCAAAAAAATTATCCTGACTACCGCTGCTATATTTACAATTGTTGCTACTCACGCTGCCATTACTCCCGAACCCACCGAAAAAACTGTACTGTGGGAAATATCCGGCAACGGACTCAATAAACCTTCCTATCTGTTTGGTACCTTTCATATGCTCTGCAAGGATGATTTTCTCATCAGAGAAAAAGTAAAAAAAGCATTCGGCAAAACAACCCAACTGGTTATCGAATCCAACGTCTTTGATCCGGCAGAACTTAAAGTGGCACAAGAGGGCTTTACTTCCGATGTGGCACAAAGTGCCAGGCTGACCAAAGAACAATACGCCCTGGTAGATTCCGTTGTCCGCAGGAAACTCAAGTTTTCCCTCATACAGCTGGATCATTACCGGCTGAGCGCGATCCTTTCCTTTTTATCCCAGCAGGGATTTGAATGTGCCAACCCACAAAGCTTTGAAGCAACCTTGTATAAAGAAGCACAAGAAAAGAAAATGGGATTTGCCGTGCTGGAAACCATGAAAGAGCAGGTAGACTATGTGAACAAAGGTTTTACGGACACTTATTTCTTTAAATACCTCAATACGCTCGACAGCCTGAAAGCCAATACCACCCGGATGGCCGGTGATTACAACCGGGAAGATCTTCAGGCTATCTTCGCACAGATGGACGATCCAGAAATGATACACTGGGTGCTCACTACGCGAAATATCAACTGGGCCAACAGAATGCCTGATATGATGAAAGAGAAAAGCTGCTTCTTCGCGGTAGGTGCCGGCCACCTGGGTGGTGAATCCGGCATGATCAATCTGCTGAGAGCAAAAGGATATAAGGTAAAACCAATCATGAAATAA